The Plasmodium coatneyi strain Hackeri chromosome 2, complete sequence genomic interval GCATTTGGAAAGGAGACAAGAGAGAAGAAGTGATTCAAGTAGGGAACAATATTCATAACGAGAGCaaacaggaaaataaaatttacagcAAAAATGTACACGATTTCTTTATTCTTATGAATGGGGGTCATAAAAGGTAACCCTTCATAGttacatgaaaaaatggataagtTGATGGAATAAATGAGGTAATAAATACAGGTGTTCACCAGATTTGGGGAGAAGTCTCCTTTTAAGTCTGGAATGTAATTAGGTTCTCTGTACGAACAAGCCAACTTCCATCCATAAATTAGGAtagaaaaatggacaaataCTTGGGAGATTAATGAACTCATAACGCTAATGTTGAATAACGAATTGGGTGGCGAATAATTTGATATGTTTTTTAAAGGAGCTGTTTTGGAAATTAATACGATGAGAGATGTGTACAGGAGCGAAATAACTGTCGTCTGTGCGTCACTTAACTTTACCCCATCTAGGGTCAAAatagaaacagaaaaagccGTTATGAGAGAATTAATAATCATGAGCTTGTACATCATTATAACCTTTGATAAGGCACATCTTCCACAGCAAATAATTTCCTTCACACATTTTATGTCGTTTCCTTTGTATGTAAATGGAGATGCTATGCTTGCTTCTCCCAATTTGATCAACGGTAAGGAGTCGTCCATGGATTGCATCATCTGCTCCAGTTGCCTTTTCCGCTCATTGTACAATCTCATTTGTTCGTAGTATTTAGCATTTGCCGTGTTACTTGCTCCACTTGCAGAAGCGGCGTTGTATTGCGCGTTCAAATTGTCGTAGGCAGTTCGTAAACGCTGCTCGTAGTTGCTGACCGTCCCTCCGTTGAAATTGCCAGGGTAGCCGCCCACATGGGTACCACCCAAAAGCGCGTTCGTGTGTCCTCCATTCATCTGTGTAGCCATATTCACACCGCCACCATCTGGCCTACCACTTTTGTAACTTATTTTTATGCTCAGTAGGGACACCCCCACATGTGCCGCCTTCAACGCCGCCATGTCATTCGTCCCGTCGCCACACATAATGGTAATATTCCCTAACTTGTTCAGcgtttttataattatttctttattctttgGAGACACCCTACAAAATATCACCCCTCTTTTTATCAGTTCGTCAAATATACCCATGTCGTTCTGATACTTCGTTAGAAAATGTTCTATTATATCTCCTGTAATGCAGAGGGTAAAAAGTTGTTCGCACAATTTTATGTATTCCTCACATTCTATAAAaggaagcatttttttattttccctattGATAAAGTAGACTACGTTGctcacgttttttttctccttgatCATTTTGATTAGTTTTTCAGCTGCGTTTTGTTGGGATTTTTTCTCCAGGGGGAGGTTTCTTATCAGCTCGATTGCTCCTTCGAGATCGCAAAGGTTAAATGTATCTCCGTCCTTTGTCACTCTGGTCGATGTGGTCTTCCCGTGCATAGGGTAATCTTCCCTGAGctttaaaattaatatatccTTAACCTTTATAGATGGGACAATGTTAACGTCCTGCGAAACTTGACACGCAGTCAACGCATTATCCCCTGTTATCATCACGTTTTTAATCCCCGCCTGCTTAATATCGAGGATGTAACTCGGGGTGGACACCTTAATTGGGCATATGAACGTGAGAAAACCACAGAAATGTAAGTCCTTCTCTatgtcttcccttttaacatttttggaAACTACTTTGTTGTCCAACACATTGGCAGCTAGACATATCACACGGTACCCCTTAATCGATAAGCTGTTCAACATTTCGTCATAATTTGCgggaactttttttaaaaattttttcatcatttctgGGGATCCCTTACTAACAGCCAGGTACTGTTTAACCGGTTCGTTTTTCATactgtcatttttttttttcttcttttttaggcCTTCTAGCGTGGCCATATTTTCACTACAAGGATTGATCTCCCCGTTAAAGCTGCCTGCACACGTAGCCACATCCGTGACCTCCTCGAACTCTTCCCCGTACCAGTCCCCCTCATACCCTTCGTGCAAAATGATGCACGTCATTCTTTGTAACTCTGACGAGAAGAAGAACCTCTTATAAATTTGGAAGTTCTCCACACATGGGCTTTTCTTTTCGCTACCCATCGTGTTGGATgtctttttcgaaaaaatgcccatggatttcccccccttttctgcACTGTCCTGCGTAGTCTCACTAGATGTCGCCGCAGAAGCTGCACCATTCGGATAATTATTCGTATGAACGTACGTCTTGTCCAGACTCCTCATCATGCACTTCAACCTTTCGAAGGAATTCTTTTCTAGGGGATCCCCTAGCAGCTTATTGTTAACGGTGCATATCGAATTACATCCCGCGATAACCGCCACGGAAAGGAAGGGCACCCTCTGCTTGCTAATAATCGattcatttatttcgtttATCCTTTCCGTATTTTGATCAAACCCGAAAAGACCCAAAACTATCATATTGTCCTCCGTCAGCGTTCCCGTCTTGTCAAAAGCGCATATATTCGATTTGCCAGAAAATGGCAACCTAAAAGGTTCCGTGCAGTAGATCTTTAAGTTGTACAGATAAACTATCGAAATGGTAACTCCTAACGATAAGGTTATGGGAAACTCTGGTGGGATGACTGCAGTAATTATGTGCGAAACGGACAGAAGCAATTTGTATAAATTTCTCTCATGAGTCGACTGCAATACACTGTAAACTACATACGCGCATGACGATAATGAAAATAACAgaaggatgaaaaggaagataatCGAATCTATGCTTGATGAATTCACCTTCTCCGATGTGTTAATGATTGTCCTCACTAATTTTCCCTGATAAGTGGTGAATCCATTTTTCAGAACAATGCCTATACACCCATTAATGGGTAACTTCATATTATTAAATTGatcgttttcattttttgttagTAAAATCTTCGACCCGGCATACACCACATGTTTCTTATGTTTATTCTTTATGTCAATTTTGTTCGTAAAAATGGAGCTTCCTTTCGTTCCTCCGACGGGTGATATTCCCATCGTGGGGTCTCCTCCATCTTCCCAATCAGCACAGGTATCATTATCGCTAGTATCGTGATCAAGGTACTCCTCCCCTTCCGTCTTATCAATAGCTGCCTTAATCAAAGGTATGGACTCCCCCGTCAGGATCGACTCATCCGTAATGCAAACTCCCTCCAACAGTAACGTCTCACACGTACACACATTATCCCCACCACTAGTCTCATTCgataaaatgtatatatccCCAGGAAGGAGCATATTAGACTTGATAACTTTCCATTGCAAATTcctatacacatacacattttgtgCAGGGACTTTCATACTgtttattaaattaaattcTCTTATCCGTTTATTAATCAATTGACTCTCCAGCATCactaatataaaaatggagaaaatgcCAAAGTACCAATAGCTGTCTAGCATCCACAGGAGGATGCTAAAGaattggaaaataaaaaatggggataaCATGGCCTCATAAAGTAGCTTCTTAAAACAGGGAGAAGGAATgtcgtatatattttctccatATTTGTCCAAATTGTTATGTACAAAAATGTCATACGGAATTTCAAAATTGCTCTTTTTGtaataggaaagaaaagggtcTGTTTgatgtccattttgtttccttcccccttgggTGGGATGCACtctgtttttacttttaactTCATCACGCTTAACCGATCCTTGTACCGTGGTGCTCCCTTCTGcgcttccctttcccttcctagTGTAATGAGAAACATCTTCTATCTCCTCCTCAGATAtgttatttccccctttgttaCAATGTGCCAGTTGGTCAATTCCGCTTCTTCCACCTTTATCTAAATATAAACCCTCCAGTTGACAAAAAAGGGTGTTCACAttgcccccccttttctctatcttttttacattttcttctaTCCCTTGCAATGTTGTGCTGGTGTTCCCATCATCGTAGAGACCCCCCATTTGGTATTCTATGAGTCCCTTCCACTTTTGATAAAAggacaaattaaaattgtcaaaatGTTTTACTGATTCAAAATCCAACGTTTCGTAattgaaaatatatttcttatgtttgtaaaaaaaatatatataatttttccccctcttcagTGGAACTAACTCTGCTTTCGGCTTGTACAAATTGTAGTCCGTGTTAAACCTCTCCTTGCTGTTTATTGACAATTTGTCACTTCGCTTAACACGTGGCttaatatacacatgcgtGCATTTGTTCTGCACGTTGTACAAGTACTTGTctttgttgctgctgcttaGGCGACTAAACGAAACGAACAGGTTAACGCTCAGGTTCCACTGCGATAGGAGAAACGTTaacaggtggaaaaaaataaataaaagtaaacTAACAAACTCGATGCTGTAGAATAGGTAGATCAGATTGTACTTTCCTATTATGATCGGCTTGAAcgtgttttcctttccttccctgttGGATCCTTTTTCATCCCCCTGTTCACTGTGCTTCCCACTTGTGAACTGGCTACTgtctttcctttcattccccCCAACGCGTTGTTGCTGCTCCTCCCCGTGGAGGCCAAACATAACTGCTTCTTCCACCTcattttccaatttggcTAGGTACTCATAATCTCCCGGCTTCGCATgaaatttctcatttttcaaaatcaGGTGGAGAAAATAGGCGTAGAAGAAAAACAGCAGCACGTCTAACCTGAAAtgcgttttcttctttctataAATCAGCACATGGTACTTATGTTTCATCTTTCCGTCCGGCTAGCTTCCGTaaacacatgtgcatatgatCGTATGTATGCATAAGTATATGCTTACACATGTAAAGCTGCTGGGAATACCTTCTACAATCTGCTATGTGGGTCCTGTGTCATAGATGGTGTGTTgcgcttttcttttcctttttggggaATCCTATCCAACGCACCGACGTAACCATGCGGATGATGAGAGCAGCTTTCCAAATGGTGAGGTGCAGAACAAACGTTGCACAaattaaccaaaaaaaagaaaaaacaaaaaaaaaaaaaaaaggggagggacAAGCTTGCAAAATTTTCCTACCAATGCGACTTACCCCTACTTATATGATCCGTTGGAAAATATGATACTGTACATAAAAACAATTGTGTAAAATTGCAATCTAtacgaacaaaaaaaaaaaaaaaaaaaaaaaaactccttacaaaatttttacagcAAATTACTTTGATGTTTATTCTTGTGGAGTTGACCTTTCCTCGAACGATGtgataatttttcaaaatgaaaattaaaaaaaacgcacttGACAATTCTCTATTTTGTGGAGCGAAAATTTTGCCTCCTTTCTCTGgctatgaaaaaaatgcgatGTACACGGTGTACACGTTATGGCTCATGTGACCGTgcctctttccttcattgcTAAGCTTTGGAGAAGAAAGCTTTTCAATGGCACTGCATAGGCAATGCGTATTACATATGTTTGATTATGCGTTTGTGGATTATATTATGCTTATGTTCATGCTCAttatgttactttttttttttttttgcggcaCCCTACCCGTGCGGATGCTTCCTTAGCTCTTATGTGctcgccccttttttccacctggCGCCAAGGGCACGACACCAGAAACTATTGCATTTAGCCCCCACGCTTACGccttcacattttgcagCGTGTCCTCCTTAAAGCGTTCAGGTTCGGGGGTACACTATAGTGCACAGATTTGTTTTTCTCATATTTTTGCACCCATAGAAAGGAATTTGCAATAAGGGCaatcgtttcttttttttttttattactactaTTCCCCACACCTTAACTGTAagcctatttttttcccgcatagtggaaggaaatggCGCTCACGGAGGGGAAATAACTGTATAGCAAGTGTATCCGCGTATATGCATACGTATGTGCGTATGCCTGTACAGGCCCCTTTTTCGTTCCTCTTCTAACCGTTGCTGAAAAttctattttcattttaaacacAAATGGATTAcgtttttcaaatttattgcttttttttttttttttcccttttgatgCATTAGTTGGTTAACGCACAAATCTGTATGCACATAGTGACAAGCGCGAAAGGAACATGGAGGAAACAGGCTAGTGAGTGCTCATTCCGCTACTGCCAgattttcctcttcgtcaTTCTGTTACATGAttatcttttattttattttttaaattgtgtgCAAGTGATATGTACAACATGCGAACAAAATTCAGGATAGTATgcacaaggggaaaaacaaaaaattgtaaaaaataatttgtgtAGAAAACAACGGAGCATTATAAGAAGCACGCAGCACGGGTGTTAAGATGCCGCcttggggaaaaatgaaacaatcAATGAGAAGATAaaacttttcattcctttatGACTTTCCCCCCAGTCGCATATGTAATCCGTCCACCTTATCGCCTTTATAATGCATTCCAGATGACAATGTGCCATTACCCTCACGTATCTATACGTAAGAAGCAGTCCCGTTGGCACTCCGTTGCGTGGACGCTTCTAGCAATGCAGTCACCTTGTGCAAAATTGGGCCAAACAGTGAACGGATCGTTAATTCGACAATTTGTTGGTCGCTACCTGCCAGCCACTTCCCCTAAGTGACTAATTCAATTCACGCGTTTGACTCACCAAACAATGGTGTGAGTTTCCTCCCCACGCATTCGGCCCATTTGTTTTAGTATCCCCCCTTCTTATATAGACATTTGCAAGAACCGTTCGTTTGTCCATTCGTTTGTTTTCGTGTTCGTTTGTTtttgtgtttgtttgtttattcacttgttttatttattattattattatttttttgttttcccatttgtgtgattacacatttgtttgttttctcCTGAATTGGCTACTTCTTGTTTCGTTTCGCGTTTGCCTACTATCGTCCATTTAAGGGATAGTTTTGTTCGCACTGTGCATATAACACCCCAAACAGAACAAAGTTACAACGTTACACAGgcgaaaacaaaatgaaatgcaaagaagaaaaagcataCCAACAGTTCGTAGAAGAATTGAAGAAAGAGTTCCCACTATTTCGAAAATACactgatgattttttttatagtaaaaaaaaggaaaaaccacaaaggggaaaagaagtcTTAAATTTCTCTtctcaaaatgggaaagtcCCAAATGACACAAAGGATGTATGCAACTCCTTGGTAGCAGAAATGGAAACCTCTTTCAATTtgttggaacaaaaaaacagaatcagttgtatatgtaaattatttttaaataactaCAGCCCATTCACGAATGGGTATTATGATTATATTGACGCCAATTATGTGAGTTCCTCTTCTGTCCAGGCGGCTATGGAGAGGTACACTGCAGGGAGAGAATCCCAGGGTGAACATTCAGATGCGGAGGGGCATATCAGTGAATTCAATGCGGTCAGTGCAGTCACACCACCCAGCGTAATCGCCAGGAGACCCCATAAACGGGAAAGCGTTGGGGATACGGGGAATGCACTTGGGTGGGACAACGGCTGGGCTAGCGATAGTGCAGGTGACAATGTGATTGGCAGTGTGGGTAGTGATATTATTTGCAGTGTTCGGGGCGATGCGAGTGCTGCTGAGAGTAGTAGGCCTCGTAGTAGCCCTCATAGTAGTACTCGTAGTAAGGCACGTAGCAGCCCGCGTATAACCCCAAGTGACAAACGCAGCCGAATCGGGAAGAGAAGCAGAAAGTCCTACGAAACGAGCGCAAAGATGATCGGGAAGAGCCCCCACAGAGGGAGGTACTCGGACAGGGGTGTTAATGCGAAAAGAGCGAAGATTTTGGAGGGCGTCTTAAGGGGGGACCCTAAAAACGGAGAAATTAGCGACGTTAGCGAAGTTAGCGGTGAAACAAGTAGATGCGGTAGAAGCCATTCCAGTGGCAGCAAGCACTCCAACGGGAGCAGCCATTCCAGTGCAAACGGACACCAGAAGCATTGCGTCCTAGACGAATTGGACAATAAGGATCACCTTGGCTTTTGTGATATTTCCTTCGTCCCCTTTGCGGATGAGGCATTTTACATAAACTACGGATGTATGAGCACCAGCCGACGCGCCCACAGCGCAGGCAGCGTGTTTGTGATTGACGACATCGAGGGGGgacgtgaaaaaaaggaaatggcaACATGTAAAAGACGAATAATATtcggaagggaaggaaagaaagaatttttGCACAACATAAATTCAGATTCGATTGTGAAGGGATGGATTTATAAGGCCGATTCAGAGCACAAGTTCTTTCACGTTAGACTTTTTTCGGTGAGGAATGACCCAGATGGGAGGAGCGGCAGCAGGTCCACTGACGTAACGGAAAATTCACAAACTGTCACTTGTGGCAGCGGTCCAAGCGGGTCGAGCGGATCAAACTACCCCTGCGACCACCACGTGTATGCCTGCCTGCCCTTCCAATTTATCAGTAAGTTCCAATTTGTGGACAGCCTGGACATGCAGGGCCTCCGCCTGGAAGAAAACCTTAACAAGTTCGTAGGCATGAATATACAAGCGAGAATATTCGACGATAGAGAATACATTCGCTCTCATTTTGAAGACCTGATTGGGAGGTACCAGTTTCACTTCTTCCTAACACTGGAGCAGAAGGGGCATGACgatcacataaaaaatgacaaactTGGTTTCCTGTCGACCGAGATAAGTGAAAACAGTTTAATAGGCCAGAaacaattggaaaaaaaagtccccAGTGAGGTAGACAGTCTGTTGTTAAGCCGCCTTGATGTCCTCCTATTTTCCTGCAAAAGATTTATGAgcaaagaaaatgtaaagtacaaagaaaaatatctGTTCCTAaatcttccccatttgtcaTCCCTAATTGAGTTCAACTTTAGAAATAATTTTGTCCAAACGCACATTGGAAATATCACGACAAGGAAGCAGAATTTAATTTGGTCTGAGCAGAAATTTATGGAAGCCTtagaaatttacaaaaaaaatagtaactACTACAGctttttaaaacattattTCACCTTCGATTCGGGGTCGAGTACATGCAGGTACAACTACCTGAGTGGGCAGGACAAATTTGAGGCAACAAATAATGCGCACACCGCTCCTACCAAAGTAGGTACGAATAAACAtgtagaagaaaaggaacacaatGGAGCTAACCCAAAACAGGGGAACTACAttttagagaaaaaaaaggaaaaaataatcccACCGGGGAATTCTAGTAAcctcaaaatggaagggaataAAAGTGCAAAACGGTATGAAGATTATTGGTTCTCACTAAGCGATAGGGAAAAACATATTGTGGATAagatcccctttttaaattctagTGTGTACAAAACGAAGTGGATAtatgatttttttaactgcATTAAGTTAACCATTAATCTAAATAATCACCACCTTTGGGGGAACTTCCTTCTCAGCTTGGTACTGCTAGAGCTGAGCTGCTACACGgaatccttccttttcctcttcaggatttttaaaataaaaaaaatgtttttggAAAGttacaaattgaaaaatattatctGCACAGTCTTCATAAGAcgattaaaaaaatacatcgcAAAGGAACATCTATGGAAGGTCATCGTAAATTACAGAGAATACGACTTGTTCAGCATGAGAGAGGACAACTGTGACGAGTACTGCAGGAATATATTTGAGCGAAATTTAAGTCTGTTGTGCGCTTTGGAAAAGGGGTAGCTCTGTTTGTTAAACTTTGTATAGCTGCCTTCTATATGATTTCCCAAACGGGGCACTGAAACTCTTCACAGGGTGCACGCACGAATTGCATCGTACATATCTTGCCATTTTGCAAACGTGTACCAATGTAGACGTGATTGCGTGCATGCTCGTCACGAGTTCATTCCGATGGTCAATCCACGGCGCCTGAATGGAAGGGGTgtagaagaaaggggggtAGCAAGATGGACCGAAGGGCGCCCTTTTGTAATCGCATTTTCGCACCATTTTTTGCGCACCGCGGTGTTACCTGGCCTCGTCCAGCAAGCACTTGTTCATCAGACCCATGTCGATGAAAATGTAATTGACCAGTTCGACGTCCTCATCGGAGAGGGCTTGTATCCCCTCCGAATTTATCTgccagggggggaaaggtaGCACCGGCAAATGTGTAGCGGTAATTGTGTTGCGGTAATTATGTAGCGGAAAATGTAAAGAGGAAAACGTAGAAATATATCCCCGCAGATGCGCACACATGCGGGCCCTTACCATGTTGCTCACACTCCTGAGCAGCGAAACAAAATCGTAAGCCTTGCAAATACGAATCGCATCCAGCAAAAAGATCAAATCTTTGAGGTAGATTCTGCCTTTTATGAAAGCATGGTCCACTTCGCAGAAAGAGGGTTCCTCCTCCGTTTGGGGGGAACTACTTGTATGGCAATCATCACGGAGGGACGTATTGACCTGTTCAGAAGACCCCTTCAATTTAcgttcttccattttgtgtccCCCCTGTTTGCGTTCTACATACTTCCCGTAGGATGAATCCAAATATTCCGCCACACATGTGAAAAGAAAGGTGGTCAATTTTTTAACCGAATCTACGTCCACTGGTAAGCTGCCCACATAATGCAGCAGATGGACAAACGAGCTGAAGTTACTCCTTCGATGcgttagaaggaagaaattattcgCACAAAGCAAATGTGAAATGTTCATGATGAAGTCCTTATTATGAATATCTATTTGGTCGAACACGAAAAGGATATCAGACAGTTTTTCTAAATCGCACAGATAGGAGTACTTCTCCATCGGCCTAACAGTATCATGACCAGAAATTATGCAGCTAATAAACTCCTCattgtttgtttttaatttgtgtaattttcccAACTCgtgatccattttttcaaaaaactGCAAAGCGATTGTCTTCATGTAGGTACTGGAAATGCCATAAATCTTAATGGCTAGCTGAAGTACCACATGGACTAAACTGCTTAACTGATTTGTGGAATCCATAACTAAACGAAATAACTTCTTCTTAATGTCGGTACTTAACTTGACGTCAAAGCTGGAGAAGAGTTGTAAGTACAGAACAATCTGTTCCTTATTTAATTCGTAGCTTATGTTGGTTAATTCGCTAAAGATGTATAGAATGGCTGACCTGCAACTGACGGGTTCTTCTGTGGGTCCCTTCTCCAACACGTTCACTTCATATTCACACTTCTCCAACATGTCGATGTActtattttcaattttaaaattgtgcagtttgttttttttcttatccaaatatattttcgGTGCCGTTTTGTTGTTACTTTTGTTTTGGTAAAATATCATCTGATTTTGTGTGAAGCCTGTCAATACGAAGAGCAAATTGTCCAGgtgcttcttctccttaaGACGCTTGATCAGTTTAGCGCACTGCACCAGGAAGTAGGACGATATTTGTATGTTGGTGAAATACCTGTGAATAATCAATGGGTAGCAGCACATGAGCAACCTCCTCGGCTGGTCGAAATTTACTTTCTTCGTAATTAAAATGTGGACCAGCTTCCCCAACAGGAGGTGGTCTCTTTCGTTGTGCTTCTCGGTATGGTTGCCACTGCCAGCCACGTTTACAGTTAGGAGGCCCCTTTTtgacagaaagaaaaaatgaaatatgcTACTGATGGACTTCTCCGAAATGGACTCCAACTCCATATTCACCAACTGGTCG includes:
- a CDS encoding Integral membrane protein is translated as MKHKYHVLIYRKKKTHFRLDVLLFFFYAYFLHLILKNEKFHAKPGDYEYLAKLENEVEEAVMFGLHGEEQQQRVGGNERKDSSQFTSGKHSEQGDEKGSNREGKENTFKPIIIGKYNLIYLFYSIEFVSLLLFIFFHLLTFLLSQWNLSVNLFVSFSRLSSSNKDKYLYNVQNKCTHVYIKPRVKRSDKLSINSKERFNTDYNLYKPKAELVPLKRGKNYIYFFYKHKKYIFNYETLDFESVKHFDNFNLSFYQKWKGLIEYQMGGLYDDGNTSTTLQGIEENVKKIEKRGGNVNTLFCQLEGLYLDKGGRSGIDQLAHCNKGGNNISEEEIEDVSHYTRKGKGSAEGSTTVQGSVKRDEVKSKNRVHPTQGGRKQNGHQTDPFLSYYKKSNFEIPYDIFVHNNLDKYGENIYDIPSPCFKKLLYEAMLSPFFIFQFFSILLWMLDSYWYFGIFSIFILVMLESQLINKRIREFNLINSMKVPAQNVYVYRNLQWKVIKSNMLLPGDIYILSNETSGGDNVCTCETLLLEGVCITDESILTGESIPLIKAAIDKTEGEEYLDHDTSDNDTCADWEDGGDPTMGISPVGGTKGSSIFTNKIDIKNKHKKHVVYAGSKILLTKNENDQFNNMKLPINGCIGIVLKNGFTTYQGKLVRTIINTSEKVNSSSIDSIIFLFILLLFSLSSCAYVVYSVLQSTHERNLYKLLLSVSHIITAVIPPEFPITLSLGVTISIVYLYNLKIYCTEPFRLPFSGKSNICAFDKTGTLTEDNMIVLGLFGFDQNTERINEINESIISKQRVPFLSVAVIAGCNSICTVNNKLLGDPLEKNSFERLKCMMRSLDKTYVHTNNYPNGAASAATSSETTQDSAEKGGKSMGIFSKKTSNTMGSEKKSPCVENFQIYKRFFFSSELQRMTCIILHEGYEGDWYGEEFEEVTDVATCAGSFNGEINPCSENMATLEGLKKKKKKNDSMKNEPVKQYLAVSKGSPEMMKKFLKKVPANYDEMLNSLSIKGYRVICLAANVLDNKVVSKNVKREDIEKDLHFCGFLTFICPIKVSTPSYILDIKQAGIKNVMITGDNALTACQVSQDVNIVPSIKVKDILILKLREDYPMHGKTTSTRVTKDGDTFNLCDLEGAIELIRNLPLEKKSQQNAAEKLIKMIKEKKNVSNVVYFINRENKKMLPFIECEEYIKLCEQLFTLCITGDIIEHFLTKYQNDMGIFDELIKRGVIFCRVSPKNKEIIIKTLNKLGNITIMCGDGTNDMAALKAAHVGVSLLSIKISYKSGRPDGGGVNMATQMNGGHTNALLGGTHVGGYPGNFNGGTVSNYEQRLRTAYDNLNAQYNAASASGASNTANAKYYEQMRLYNERKRQLEQMMQSMDDSLPLIKLGEASIASPFTYKGNDIKCVKEIICCGRCALSKVIMMYKLMIINSLITAFSVSILTLDGVKLSDAQTTVISLLYTSLIVLISKTAPLKNISNYSPPNSLFNISVMSSLISQVFVHFSILIYGWKLACSYREPNYIPDLKGDFSPNLVNTCIYYLIYSINLSIFSCNYEGLPFMTPIHKNKEIVYIFAVNFIFLFALVMNIVPYLNHFFSLVSFPNAHLQFVFLFLMFLDVVAPYLICSFIRRARLYAFERFGVSL